One segment of Neodiprion fabricii isolate iyNeoFabr1 chromosome 1, iyNeoFabr1.1, whole genome shotgun sequence DNA contains the following:
- the LOC124174349 gene encoding carbonic anhydrase 2 isoform X2 — protein sequence MAGMNEWGYSTVDGPSTWVERYPMAAGSRQSPVNIETFRAKSDHEALSSKPLSWRYPATASKKLVNPGYCWRIDTDGDGTLLTGGPLMDDVYKLEQYHCHWGCSDSRGSEHTVDGQAFAGELHLVHWNTTKYNTFAEAAKAPDGLAVLGVFLKVGKTHEEMDKIARLLPYVSHRDEVVKITENIDPSKLLPADDNGYWTYLGSLTTPPCNESVTWILFKKYIEVSHHQLNIFRNLRKFTRDEECPCHENHGAVINNFRPPLPLGNRVLRECGSF from the exons GGCCCAGTACGTGGGTGGAGAGATACCCAATGGCGGCGGGTTCCAGGCAGAGCCCGGTGAACATCGAGACCTTCCGTGCAAAATCCGACCACGAGGCTCTAAGTAGCAAACCGTTGAGTTGGCGCTACCCGGCGACGGCATCCAAGAAGCTGGTCAACCCGGGATACTGCTGGCGCATCGACACCGACGGCGATGGCACGC TCTTGACCGGAGGACCGCTTATGGACGACGTCTACAAGCTCGAGCAGTACCATTGCCACTGGGGATGCTCCGATTCCAGAGGATCCGAGCACACCGTCGACGGGCAAGCTTTTGCTGGCGAG CTCCACCTCGTGCACTGGAACACCACGAAGTACAACACCTTCGCCGAAGCTGCAAAGGCGCCGGATGGTTTGGCCGTGCTGGGCGTATTTCTGAAG GTGGGAAAGACCCACGAGGAGATGGACAAGATCGCTCGTCTTCTGCCGTACGTCTCTCACCGCGACGAAGTCGTTAAAATCACGGAAAACATCGATCCTAGCAAGCTGTTACCCG CCGACGACAATGGGTATTGGACGTACTTGGGCTCACTGACAACACCACCCTGCAACGAGAGTGTTACTTGGATATTGTTCAAGAAGTACATCGAGGTCTCTCACCATCAGTTGAACATCTTCCGTAACCTGAGGAAGTTCACGCGCGACGAAGAATGTCCCTGTCACGAGAATCACGGAGCT GTGATCAACAACTTCCGCCCGCCACTGCCGCTCGGCAATCGCGTTCTTCGCGAGTGCGGAAGCTTCTAA
- the LOC124174349 gene encoding carbonic anhydrase 2 isoform X1 has product MAGMNEWGYSTVDGPSTWVERYPMAAGSRQSPVNIETFRAKSDHEALSSKPLSWRYPATASKKLVNPGYCWRIDTDGDGTLLTGGPLMDDVYKLEQYHCHWGCSDSRGSEHTVDGQAFAGELHLVHWNTTKYNTFAEAAKAPDGLAVLGVFLKVGKTHEEMDKIARLLPYVSHRDEVVKITENIDPSKLLPARSGRAGSQRCLNPCMRWADRIIRHESKCNLQADDNGYWTYLGSLTTPPCNESVTWILFKKYIEVSHHQLNIFRNLRKFTRDEECPCHENHGAVINNFRPPLPLGNRVLRECGSF; this is encoded by the exons GGCCCAGTACGTGGGTGGAGAGATACCCAATGGCGGCGGGTTCCAGGCAGAGCCCGGTGAACATCGAGACCTTCCGTGCAAAATCCGACCACGAGGCTCTAAGTAGCAAACCGTTGAGTTGGCGCTACCCGGCGACGGCATCCAAGAAGCTGGTCAACCCGGGATACTGCTGGCGCATCGACACCGACGGCGATGGCACGC TCTTGACCGGAGGACCGCTTATGGACGACGTCTACAAGCTCGAGCAGTACCATTGCCACTGGGGATGCTCCGATTCCAGAGGATCCGAGCACACCGTCGACGGGCAAGCTTTTGCTGGCGAG CTCCACCTCGTGCACTGGAACACCACGAAGTACAACACCTTCGCCGAAGCTGCAAAGGCGCCGGATGGTTTGGCCGTGCTGGGCGTATTTCTGAAG GTGGGAAAGACCCACGAGGAGATGGACAAGATCGCTCGTCTTCTGCCGTACGTCTCTCACCGCGACGAAGTCGTTAAAATCACGGAAAACATCGATCCTAGCAAGCTGTTACCCG CTCGCAGTGGCCGAGCCGGTAGCCAGAGATGCTTAAACCCTTGCATGCGTTGGGCAGATCGAATCATTCGGCACGAGAGCAAGTGCAATTTGCAAG CCGACGACAATGGGTATTGGACGTACTTGGGCTCACTGACAACACCACCCTGCAACGAGAGTGTTACTTGGATATTGTTCAAGAAGTACATCGAGGTCTCTCACCATCAGTTGAACATCTTCCGTAACCTGAGGAAGTTCACGCGCGACGAAGAATGTCCCTGTCACGAGAATCACGGAGCT GTGATCAACAACTTCCGCCCGCCACTGCCGCTCGGCAATCGCGTTCTTCGCGAGTGCGGAAGCTTCTAA